In Streptomyces sannanensis, the DNA window GGCGATCTCCGCACGCTCGGCGCGCAGCGCGCGGGCGGTGCGACGCGCGTCGTCGGCGGCGCGCTGGGCGGCCCGGCGGTCCTCGTCGGCGGCCCGCGCCCGCTCGAGGCATACCTGCGCCCGAGCCTCGGACTCGGCTGCCTCGTCGGCGAGTTCGCGCAGCCTGGCCTGCCAGCCGGGCCTTTCGCGGAGCCGGAACGCGAGCCCGGCGAGCGCGTCGGCGGCGCGACGGGCCCGCTGCGCGGCCTCCTGCCGCTCGTCCCGGATCCCGGACGCGTCGGCCGCTGCCTCGTCCGCCTCCGCGCGGACCGTGCGGGCCTCGGCGAGCGCTTCCTCGGCGGCCTCGGCCGCTTCGCGGGCGCCGCGGGCCGCCGTCGCGAGCTCGGCGAGCATGCCCGCCGGGCAGTCCGAGCGCCATGAACCGAGCCTCGCGGCCAGCGAACGGTCCCCGGCGAGGCGCGCCGCGAGCGCGCGGATCTCCTCGTCACGCTCGGCCGCGCGGGCCCGCAGCGCCTGCCGCTCCTCGTCGGCGGCATGCTCGTCGTGCATGGCCGGGTTCGGCGGCACGAGGAAGACGTCCCCGTCCTCACCGATGCCCTGCGGCGGCACCGGCGCCAGCAGGGCCGCGGCGGTGCCGACGGCGACGGTGGACCGGGGCAACAGGGCGGCGCCGGTGAGGACTTCACGCGCCCGGGAGTGCGAGTCGGGGTCGGTGATCACGACACCGTCGACCAGTTCGGGCCGGGCGGCGAGCACGGCTGCATGGTCGGCCGGGTCGACGGCCTGGGCGAGATAGCGCCATCCGGGCAGGGCGGGAATGCCGTGCTCACCCAGGAACTCGACGGTCGCGAGCACGTCCGGGCCGGGCGGCAGCAGTCCGCCGTCGCCCAGGGCGCCCAGAATGCGCGAGTCGTCGGCGGCGGCGGTCCGCAGCTCGAACAGCTGCCGCTCGGCGGAGGAGACGACCTGCTCGATCAGGTCACGCAGTTCGTCCGCGTAGCGGTCCAACTCCTCGGCGGTGAGCGACCCTTCGGTCCGCGGCCGCGGAGGGCGGCCGGCGCGGGCGTCCCCGGGGTACGGGACCCCCGAGCCGGAGGCGGAGCCTTCGTGGCCGTCGGAGGCGTCGGGGTACCCGCCCCGGCGCGGGTGCGGCACACTGCCCGTCGGTGCAGTGGACGGGAGGCTCAGCAGCTCGGCGAGGCGCTCCTCGCTCGCGATCGACGCCGCCGCACGGCGCTCCGCCTCGTACGCGTTCTCCGCCGCCTTGGCCGCGTCCTCCGCGCGGGCCGCGGTCAGCTCCGCGCGGGCCCCCGCGGCGGCGGCCTCCTTGGCACGGTCGGTCGTCACGCGGGCCGCCTCGCGGGCGGACTCCCAGGCCTCGACCGCCGTCTTCTCGGCGTCGCTCGCGGCGAGCGCGGCCCGTGCCGGATCGGCGTCGGGGGCGGTGTCGTCGAGCCAGCCGGCCCGTACCGCTTCCGCGGTCTCCTGCTCGACCTCGGCGAGGCGCTGGCGCAGGTGGCCGGCCTCGCTGCGGGCCCGCTGCGCCTCCGTCGCGGCGACGGTGGCGTCGCGGTGGGCGGTCTCTCCGGCCTCCTGGAGAGTGGCGGAGCGCTCCTCCTCCTCATTGGCCACACGCTCGCCGCTCTCGGCGGCGGTGTGCAGGGCCCGTACGAGGTCGGAGGCGGCCTTGGCGCGGGCGGCCAGCGCCGGGGCGGCGTCGCGCTCGGCCTCGCGGATGGCGGCGGCCACGCGCACGGAGCGGTCGGCGGCGGCGCGGTGCCGCAGCACGGCCTCCGCGGCCTGCCAGGCCGCGTGCAGGGTGCGGGCGTCGACCAGCTCCCGGCGCTGCGCGTTGGCGGCCTTCTCGGCTGCGGCCAGCGCCAATGAGGCGTTGCGGTAGGCCAGTTCGGCGGCGATGAGCGAGCTGCGGCCTCGGGCCTGCTCCGCCTCGGTGACGGCGTGTGCGGCGGTCGTGACCTGCTGGGCGAGGTCGGCGGCCCGGCCGCGCTCCTCACCGGCGCGGGCGGACAGCCGACGCGCGAGCGTACGGGTGCGGCGCTCGGCCCCGGCGTGTACGTCCCGGGTGCGCGACCGCGTCTCCGCCGCCTCGACGATCCGGCCCAGCAGGTCCACCGAGCCCGCGGTGAAGTCGCGTTCGGCGGTGAGTTCGGCCCGGCGGCCGAGCTTGTTGCCGAAACCGCCGACGAGGTCGGCGAGGCCGTCGGTATCACGGGTGTCGGTGACGGCACGCAGCAGCAGGTCGGTGAAGTCGGAGTCCTTCTTCACCGCGAAGAGGCCGGCCGCCTCGCCCTCGTCCGCGTTCATCTCGCGCTGGTAGCGGAAGAGTTCGGGGTCGAGGCCGAGTTCGCCGAGGTGCTCGTTCCAGCGGTCGTGGATCTCTTCCCAGTACACGTCGAGGTGCGGGTACGCCTTGCCCGCCTCGGTGACCGCGTCCCGGAAGCCCTTCATCGTGCGGCGCCGGCCCTGCGCGCCGGAGGCGCCCTCGACGGGCGGGCGTACGGCCGTGGACTCGGCGACCGGCAGCGAGTCCAGGCTCAGACCCGGCCCCGGCCGGAAGGAGTACCAGGCCTCGGCGAACTTCCGCGGGTCGTTGGAGACCTGGCGGCCGCGCCACTCGCTGACCTTGCCGACGACGACCAGCTCGCCGGTGAGCGTGTGCTGCCACTCCAGGGCGACATGGCCGCAGTCGTCGGCGAGCAGGAACTTGCGGAGCACACCGGAGCTGGCGCCGCCGAGGGTGTTGCGATGGCCCGGCAGCATCACCGAGAAGATCAGCTTGAGCAGTACGGACTTGCCGCCGCCGTTCTCCAGGAAGAGGACGCCCGCGGGGGCGGGACGGCGCGGCGGGCCGACCGGCTCGTCCTCGAAGAACTCCGCCTGGATGGGGGCGGGGTGGGGCACGGGCTCGCCCACTCCACGCAGGTCGAGCACGGTGTCGGCGTAGCGCGCACCGGCGGGCCCGATGGAGTAGAGGCGTACCCGGGACAGCTCGTACATGTCGGCGGACTCTCGTAGTTCTGTGGGCTAGGCGTGGAAGGGCAGGCCGGCGTCGGCGGCCAGCTCCAGATCGTCGCCGTCGGGCGGCGGCAGCAGGGTCGCGGTGCCGTCGGTGACCGGCACGATGCCCAGCTCCAGCAGCTCGGTCAGCGCGGCACTGCCGGCCATGTCGCGGACCTGCAGCTGGTACCGGGCGGTGGTGCGGTACGCGCCGCCGGCGTCGTCGCCGGTGCGCTGGAGGAACCCGGAGTCGGTGAGGAAGGCGACGGCCTTCGCCACGATGCCGGTGGTGGAACCGGCGAGCCTTCGGGCGTCCTTGGTGGCTCCGGTCGCGCTGCGCCGGGCGTAGATCCGCCAGGCCGCTTCGAGGCCCGGGGCGTCGGTCTGCGGGTCGGTGTTCTCGCCCAGCTCTTCGGCACGCTCCTCCAGCCGGCGGCAGGCCTGGCGTACGAAGGCGTCGACGCCGTTGACCGTGATCCGGCCGATGTAGCCGTCGTCGGCGAGGTCCTCCGGGCGGGGGAAGGCCATGGCGGCGACGGCGAGGTGGGCGAGGCCGTGCAGGAAGCGATCGGCGGAGTCGGCCGCGGTACGGCGGGCGTAGTCGCCCATGCGGACCGCGAAGACGGAGTCCTCACCGGCCGTCACGGCCATGCCCGCACGGGGCGAGACCTCCAGTACCACGAGCCCGAGTCCGGCGGCGACCGCGTCGGTGAGCCGCGCGAAGGCGGGGTCCTCGCGGTGCCGCCGGAGCAGCTCGGCGTATTCGGCGTCCCGGGCGGGCAGCAGCTTGGGCTGCAGGCCGAAGGCGACGAGCCGCGCGGCGTCGGCGGCGTCGGCGGGCGTGATCCGCGCGTCCGCGCTTGCGGCGCGCGCCGACCAGACGCTGTCGAACCCGGGGCGCGACGCGCCCTCCGCGGGCGCGTCGGGCGCCTCGGCCTCGACGGGCTCTGCGGCCTCGGGCGTGTCGGTCACTGGTGCTCCTTGCTGGGGGTGCTGCTGGTCGTACGGGCCCGATGCGGGCCGGTGGGCGGGCACGGCCCGGTCGGCGTGATCATGCCGCCTCCGTGCGGTCCGCAGCCATTCCGGCCGCGTCCAGCAGGGCCGTGCCCACGATCAGGTCGGCGCCGCCGAACTCGGGGTCGTCCAGCACCGTCCCGTCGTCGACGGCGAAGAGCAGCCGCTCCTCGCCCTGCCGGTACGCCGTACCGACCGGGGGGCTCGCCGCGTGCACGGCGAGCAGGGCGACCAGGTAGGGCAGGTCGGGATCGCGGCGGCGTGCCTCCGCCAGGAGACCCGACAGGCGACGCGGGGCGTCGTGCGGGAGGTCGAGCAGCTCCTTCGCGGCGGCCAGCTGCTCCTCGCTGAAGCGGCTGTCGTCCGGCGTGGCGATCAGATCCGGTTCGGGCATCTCCGCACCGAGGTGCTCCCGCTCCACAGGAGGCGTGAGCAGCAGGTCGACCAGGTCCCCGACCCGTACCGACGCGGGCGTGCGCAGCCCCGTGCCATGTGCGAAGAAGGCGTCGGTGACCCGGATCGCCTGCTCCACGGGCAACGGCAGCAGCGGGGCGACCAGCTGCCCGTACAGGTCGAGGCCGGTGCGGGCCGTGGGCCGGGCGAAGGCCTGCCGGTCCTGTTCGGCGCGGAAGAGCGGGCCGGCCTCCAGCAGCCGGGACTGGAGCTGGGTGTGGCGGCGGATGCAGTCCTTGACTATGTCGACGAGCTCGGCGGCGCGTCGCTTGTTCTCGGGGTCCTCGGCCTCGTCCCTCGCCTTGCGGATGTTGGTGAGGATGGCGTTCTCGTGGCGGTACCGGTCAGCGACGTGGTCGAGCGCCTCGGCGATCATGTCCGGCACGGTGTTGAGCCAGTCGACGGCCCGCACATTGCGCCGGGTGGCGTCCAGCGTCTTGCGGAGCGTCTCGGCGTACTGCACGGTCCGGTACCGGGCCTGCTCGGCCGCGAGCTGCGCGTCGGCCAGCCGGCCGCGGCTGACAAGGACCTCCAGCTTCACCTCGGCCGCGATCTGCGCGCTCGTGACGTCCGTGTCGAGGGCGCCGACCAGCACATTGACGGCCTCGTCCGTCGTACGCAGATAGACACTGCCGCCGCACCCCGGCACCTCCTCGATCAGCTTGAAGTCGTAGTCTCGGCGGATGTACACACCGTCCGCCCCGAAGGTGCCGTACACGGCGCGGAATCCGCGGTCCACGCTGCCGACGTTGATCAGGTTCTCGAGCACCCAGCGGGCGACCCGCTCGTGCTCGGCGGCCGGCCGTGCCGGTGCCTGGGCGGCGACGCGCGGGACGAGCCGGGCCACTATCTGGTCGTGGTCGGCCCCGGTGTCGAAGTCCATGTTGAGCGTGACCAGGTCGATGGCGGCGAGCGCCACTTCCGCCATCGCGTAGACCGAGTACTCCCCCGCCAGATTGGCCTTGCGCACGTCGAGATCGTGCAGCGGCGCGGTGCAGGCGAGCGCGCGCAGCCGCCGCGCCAGGCCCTCGTCGGCGGCCGGGCCCAGCGCGGGCCGCGGCCCCGCGCTGAGCTGGGGCGGAGCAAGATCCGTCGAGGCAGGCGAAGTCACGGTGGACAGATTAGGTCCTCACACCGACAACCGGCGAAACAGCGCAATCCTGACCGGCACTCCGCAGGCTCTTACGAGTGCTGTTCCGCCGTGGTGTTGACCCTGTCCGTCCGTCCTCGCTCGCCGGACGGCCCGGGGATGCGCCCGTAGCCGCCGCCCCCCGGCGTGCGGACCACCAGTACGTCCCCGGGGCCCGCCTCCGCCGTGTCACAGCCCTCCAGCACCGTGATCGTGCCGTCGGCGCGCTCGATGACATTGCTGCCCAGTCCGCCGGGCTCGCCGCCGGCCATGCCGTACGGCGGCACCCTGCGGTGCCCCGAGAGCAGCGCCACCGTCATCGGCTCCAGGAAGCGCAGCCGGCGCTCCACCCCATGGCCGCCGCGCCAGCGGCCGGCGCCGCCGCTGTCCTCGCGCACCGCGAAGCTCTCCAGGCGCACCGGATAGCGCCACTCCAGCACCTCGGGGTCGGTGAGGCGCGAATTGGTCATATGGGTCTGCACGGCGTCGGCCCCGTCGAAGCCGTCGCCCGCGCCCGAGCCGCTGGCGATCGTCTCGTAGTACTGCACCCGGTCATTGCCGAAGGTGAGGTTGTTCATGGTGCCGGAGCCCTCCGCCTGGACGCCCAGCGCCGCGTACAGCGCGCCGGTGACGGCCTGCGAGGTCTCGACGTTGCCTGCCACGGTCGCCGCGGGATACTCGGGAGCGAGCATCGAGCCGTCCGGGACGCGGACCTCCAGCGGCTTGAGGCAGCCGCTGTTGAGCGGGATGTCGTCGGCGACCAGGGTCCTGAAGACATAGAGGACCGCGGCCATGACGACCGACTTGGGCGCGTTGAAGTTCCCCGGCTGCTGGGGCGAGGTTCCGGTGAAGTCCAGTACCGCGCTGCGGGTCTCGCGGTCCACACGTACCTCGACCTGGATCACCGCGCCGTTGTCGGTCTCGTAGTGGTACGAGCCGTCACGCAGTTCGGCGACGATCCGGCGCACCGACTCCTCGGCGTTGTCCTGGACGTGCCGCATATACGCGTGGACGACGTCGAGGCCGAACTGGTCCACCATCCTGCGCAGTTCGGCGATGCCCTTCTCGTTGGCGGCGATCTGGGCCCGCAGATCGGCCAGATTGCTGTCCGGGTCGCGCGAGGGGTGCGGCGCGTCGGCGAGCAGCGCGCGCGTCTCGGCGTCGCGCAGCCTGCCGTCCCGTACCAGCAGCCAGTTGTCGAAGAGGACGCCCTCCTCGTGGACGGTCCGGCTGAAGGCGGGCATGGATCCGGGGGTGATGCCGCCGATCTCGGCGTGATGGCCGCGCGAGGCCACCAGGAACAGCAGCCCGGTGCCGTCTTCGTCGAAGACGGGCGTCACCACCGTCACATCGGGCAGGTGCGTACCGCCGTGGTACGGGTCATTGATGGCGTAGACGTCACCGGGACGCATCGTGCCTTCGTTGCGTCGCAGCACCTCCTTGATCGACTCCCCCATGGATCCGAGATGCACGGGAATGTGCGGGGCGTTCGCAATGAGATTGCCCTCGGCGTCGAACAGCGCGCAGGAGAAGTCGAGCCGCTCCTTGATGTTGACCGAGTGCGCGGTGTTCTCGAGGCGTACGCCCATCTGCTCGGCGATCGCCATGAAGAGGTTGTTGAAGATCTCCAGCATGACCGGGTCGACGTCCGTGCCCACCGCGACCCTGCTCGGACGGGGACGCACCCGGGTGAGCAGCAGATGCCCCCGCTCCCCGGTGGCCGCCTGCCAGCCGGGATCCACCACGGTGGTGGCGTCGGCCTCGGCGATGATCGCCGGGCCCTCGACGGTGTCGCCGGGCCGCAGATCCTCCCGCCGGTACAGCGGGGTGTCCTGGCGGCGGCCCTCCACGTACATCCCTACCATCGCCCGGCGCTCGAGCGTGCCCTCACGGGCGGCCTGCTCGACGGCCTGCGGGCCGTGCGGTCCGGCCGCGCCCACGGCCTCC includes these proteins:
- a CDS encoding hydantoinase B/oxoprolinase family protein gives rise to the protein MSGRWEFWIDRGGTFTDVVGRRPDGRLVTRKLLSHNPERYRDAAVAGIRLMLGLGPVDSIPADRVEIVKMGTTVATNALLERQGEPTVLVVTEGFRDALRIAYQNRPRLFDRRIVLPEAVYDRVVEVQERIDAHGSTVRPLDLAAVTDRLRAARDDGFRSAAVVLMHGYRHPAHEAAVAEAARELGFTQVSCSHEVSPLIKLVPRGDTTVVDAYLSPILRRYVDEVAEELDGIRLMFMQSNGGLREAAHFRGKDAVLSGPAGGVVGMARTGRQAGFDRVIGFDMGGTSTDVSHYAGEFERIFGTRVAGVRMRAPMMNIHTVAAGGGSILHYDGQRYRVGPDSAGAVPGPACYRRGGPLAVTDANVMLGRVQPAHFPAVFGPDGDQPLDDAVVRARFTELAEKVGGGRTPEEVAAGFLEIAVLNMANAVKKISVQRGYDITRYALNSFGGAGGQHACAVADALGINTVIVPPLAGVLSAYGMGLADATAMREQSVEAELDEKTLGRVRELCDALAERTRAELRADAVPDSAISTHARVLLRYAGTDSSLPVDLAGIADMTGAFEAAHRTRYAFTMDKPLVVEAVSVEAVGAAGPHGPQAVEQAAREGTLERRAMVGMYVEGRRQDTPLYRREDLRPGDTVEGPAIIAEADATTVVDPGWQAATGERGHLLLTRVRPRPSRVAVGTDVDPVMLEIFNNLFMAIAEQMGVRLENTAHSVNIKERLDFSCALFDAEGNLIANAPHIPVHLGSMGESIKEVLRRNEGTMRPGDVYAINDPYHGGTHLPDVTVVTPVFDEDGTGLLFLVASRGHHAEIGGITPGSMPAFSRTVHEEGVLFDNWLLVRDGRLRDAETRALLADAPHPSRDPDSNLADLRAQIAANEKGIAELRRMVDQFGLDVVHAYMRHVQDNAEESVRRIVAELRDGSYHYETDNGAVIQVEVRVDRETRSAVLDFTGTSPQQPGNFNAPKSVVMAAVLYVFRTLVADDIPLNSGCLKPLEVRVPDGSMLAPEYPAATVAGNVETSQAVTGALYAALGVQAEGSGTMNNLTFGNDRVQYYETIASGSGAGDGFDGADAVQTHMTNSRLTDPEVLEWRYPVRLESFAVREDSGGAGRWRGGHGVERRLRFLEPMTVALLSGHRRVPPYGMAGGEPGGLGSNVIERADGTITVLEGCDTAEAGPGDVLVVRTPGGGGYGRIPGPSGERGRTDRVNTTAEQHS